One Gossypium hirsutum isolate 1008001.06 chromosome A11, Gossypium_hirsutum_v2.1, whole genome shotgun sequence genomic window carries:
- the LOC121209673 gene encoding uncharacterized protein → MNDGWWSTKAFPLCLHLKPSLKAHQFRPQNPSQPSTPAKKTRIWWLVRKRHGVQTVMGMRGGWRGAEACEVEWLRTWGNGASGQVGGLLWLNYSARKAWLDIRFNVCVFCR, encoded by the exons ATGAACGATGGATGGTGGTCTACCAAAGCGTTCCCCTTATGCCTTCATTTAAAGCCCAGCCTCAAGGCTCATCAATTTCGGCCTCAAAACCCCTCTCAACCTTCGACGCCGGCGAAGAAGACGAGGATTTGGTGGCTCGTTCGCAAA AGGCATGGGGTGCAGACGGTGATGGGCATGCGTGGAGGCTGGCGCGGAGCAGAGGCGTGCGAGGTTGAGTGGTTGCGCACATGGGGCAACGGCGCAAGTGGGCAAGTGGGGggtttgctg TGGTTGAATTATTCGGCAAGAAAAGCTTGGCTCGACATAAGGTTTAATGTATGTGTATTTTGCCGGTAA